The Methanobacteriaceae archaeon genomic interval CTAAAGGTACCTTAACCGTGTTAATTATTTCATTTTGGATAATTACTGCTAAATTTACAATTGGCCGAAAGAAGTATATTAAAATCAGAAAAAAGATTATTTTAATAATAGCAGATTTACTATGTAAAAATATCCGGGGTCTGCATCTTGAAAGAACTCTCTCCCCGGCGTGATAAGATTTTCTACTTCTACCAAACATTGTATCACTTTAATTATGAAAAATATATTTAATTAACTTTTCCAGATTTATAATATTAAAAACTTGAATTTTAAAAACTCATAATTATCTTTAAATAAATTTATTTTTATATGATTTATATCTTTATAAACCTTATTATCTCCCTAATATTAAAATAGAGTTTTTACTAAAACATTTTAATGTAATAACTGGATATTAATATTCAAATAAGAAAATATTAATAAAATATTATTGAATATTCAAATGAAGGTTAAGTTAGAACTAGTAAAAAATTAATAAAAATTATAAATAAAAAATCAAGAATTGTTTTAAAAAAGTTTTTAAGCAATTATTAAAGTGAAGTATATGTTCAAAGAAAAAATAAACATTCAGGAAACCCAGATAAACCTGGTGACTGACTTAACTAATCACCAGCTTTCTGGATTTATTTTAAAACAAAGAATGGAAATTATAAACTTCTCTCGCAGAAATCCTGAATTTTTGACATCACTCGAACCACTAATAATTAATGATGGGCCTTTAGTTGTGAAATTAATGGCTCGTGCTGGTAGAAAAGCAGAAGTAGGGCCTATGGCTGCAGTGGCCGGGACCATTTCCCAGCTTTCACTTTCTTTTTTATTAGAAAAAGGATCAAATTATAGTATTATCGATAATGGGGGAGATATTGCCCTTAAAGTAAATAAAGATATTAATACTGGCCTTTATGCTGGAACATCATCACTTTCAGGAGGTATTGGATTTAAAATCAAGGCAAATAAAACGCCACTAGGCATATGCACTTCTTCAGGAACCGTGGGCCATTCCCTCAGTTT includes:
- a CDS encoding UPF0280 family protein yields the protein MFKEKINIQETQINLVTDLTNHQLSGFILKQRMEIINFSRRNPEFLTSLEPLIINDGPLVVKLMARAGRKAEVGPMAAVAGTISQLSLSFLLEKGSNYSIIDNGGDIALKVNKDINTGLYAGTSSLSGGIGFKIKANKTPLGICTSSGTVGHSLSFGRSDSVTVFASEASTADALATSIANAAQGINDHDAVQNCLDRADDFKEQFKGVMVVVGENAGTIGKIPQIVKTDKKAVLGDLFEI